A single window of Watersipora subatra chromosome 9, tzWatSuba1.1, whole genome shotgun sequence DNA harbors:
- the LOC137404812 gene encoding putative nuclease HARBI1 has protein sequence MYICWIVNIKLTAANSLAGDSQQLQSFNFRIGCSTVCKIIKEVCQAIWDGLYSKYLCTPKTKEEWATIGEQFTEKWHFPNVLGAIDGKHIMIDCPKFGGLLYYNYKHFHSTVLLAMCDANYLFTYVSIGSFGRDNNAAIFSQSSFFNSFNDAKHGLPSAKSVNGTLLPCTLLGDDIFPLKPWMMKPYPGQILTQDQKVYNYCLSASGRTIENSFGIMSARWRIFRRPIRASIETVDKIVQACVCLHNYLGLTDNATYIPAGFVDSDDSTGNVVPGDWREVKQTALVNLDRIAGPNYTTNAKLVREQFKNYFNSAEGSLSWQVEYVNSCGKKLD, from the coding sequence atgtatatctGTTGGATCGTCAACATAAAACTTACTGCTGCAAATTCTCTTGCAGGCGATTCACAACAGTTGCAGTCATTCAATTTTCGAATTGGATGTAGCACTGTGTGCAAAATTATCAAAGAAGTTTGCCAAGCCATATGGGATGGTCTTTATTCAAAATACCTCTGTACGCCAAAGACCAAGGAAGAATGGGCCACCATCGGTGAACAGTTCACAGAAAAGTGGCACTTCCCTAATGTGTTAGGGGCGATAGATGGAAAACACATTATGATAGATTGCCCTAAATTTGGTGGATTGTtgtattacaattacaaacatTTCCATAGTACTGTTTTGCTAGCAATGTGCGATGCCAATTATCTGTTCACATATGTGAGCATTGGCAGTTTTGGGAGAGACAACAACGCCGCCATTTTTAGCCAGTCATCATTTTTCAACAGCTTCAATGATGCGAAACACGGCCTCCCTTCAGCAAAATCGGTGAATGGAACATTGCTACCATGCACGCTACTAGGTGATGACATATTTCCACTGAAACCGTGGATGATGAAGCCATATCCAGGTCAAATCCTCACACAAGACCAGAAGGTGTATAATTACTGTCTGTCAGCGTCAGGGCGCACCATCGAAAACTCTTTTGGCATTATGTCCGCTCGCTGGCGGATTTTCCGCAGGCCAATCAGGGCATCCATAGAAACAGTCGACAAAATTGTGCAGGCTTGCGTTTGCCTGCACAATTATTTAGGCTTAACTGACAATGCCACCTACATACCGGCCGGGTTTGTTGACAGTGATGATAGCACTGGCAATGTAGTCCCGGGAGACTGGAGAGAAGTGAAACAGACGGCCCTAGTCAACCTAGATCGCATAGCTGGCCCTAATTACACAACCAACGCAAAACTTGTAAGGGAGcagtttaaaaattatttcaacagCGCTGAAGGCAGCCTGAGCTGGCAAGTGGAATACGTTAATAGTTGCGGAAAAAAGCTTGACTAA